A single window of Psychrobacter raelei DNA harbors:
- a CDS encoding succinate dehydrogenase assembly factor 2 — translation MSTQLEPTNEQRRVIYQARRGLKELDFYIDPYVKQYYLTADEDEQATFAKLLTYEDPDLLNYFMNQDTPDDAKVGELVLKLKKLQHGDLS, via the coding sequence ATGAGCACACAGCTCGAGCCCACCAATGAACAAAGACGTGTTATCTACCAAGCTCGCCGCGGTCTAAAAGAGCTGGATTTTTATATTGATCCTTACGTCAAACAGTACTATCTAACCGCAGATGAAGATGAGCAAGCAACCTTTGCTAAGCTGCTGACTTATGAAGACCCTGATTTATTGAATTATTTCATGAATCAAGATACGCCAGACGATGCCAAAGTGGGTGAGTTGGTATTAAAGCTCAAAAAACTGCAGCATGGTGATCTATCTTAA
- a CDS encoding YidB family protein, translating to MSLLGNLITQVARQALDPNEAKRNPVNQRIEPRATGGLGDILGSVLGGNNQAHQSQAQDNGFGLDDLLGGVLGGSMGGNRNTGGLGSILGSVLGGGSMGGARAGGGKAMLVAALMPIALNWIQRNGGLSGALSKIQDLGFGHQAQSWLSNEQQNQNLDPNQINKLFDEQELEQVRSQTGADDTEVRQGLAELLPEIVNQLTPNGGLDKEQEANQEIEDILRQISGSLPK from the coding sequence ATGAGTCTACTCGGCAATCTAATCACTCAGGTGGCACGCCAAGCATTGGATCCTAATGAAGCCAAGCGCAATCCGGTTAATCAGCGTATCGAGCCACGTGCTACGGGCGGCTTAGGGGATATTTTAGGGAGTGTTTTAGGCGGCAACAATCAAGCGCATCAAAGCCAAGCACAGGACAATGGCTTCGGTTTAGATGACCTATTAGGCGGCGTTCTGGGCGGTAGTATGGGCGGCAATCGCAATACGGGTGGCTTAGGCAGTATCTTGGGTAGCGTCTTAGGTGGCGGTAGCATGGGCGGTGCTCGCGCAGGTGGTGGTAAAGCCATGTTAGTAGCGGCGCTGATGCCTATTGCACTTAATTGGATTCAGCGCAATGGCGGCTTGTCTGGTGCTTTATCTAAGATCCAAGACTTAGGCTTTGGCCATCAGGCGCAATCTTGGCTGAGCAATGAGCAACAAAACCAAAACCTTGACCCCAACCAAATCAATAAACTATTTGATGAGCAAGAGCTTGAGCAAGTTCGTAGCCAGACAGGCGCAGATGATACAGAAGTACGCCAAGGTTTAGCCGAGCTATTGCCTGAGATTGTTAACCAATTGACCCCAAACGGCGGCTTAGATAAAGAGCAAGAAGCCAACCAAGAGATTGAAGATATCTTACGTCAAATCTCAGGCAGCTTGCCAAAATAA
- a CDS encoding class I SAM-dependent methyltransferase, giving the protein MTSPISCVTLIYPQSIAEQALILIQALQQLIVEAKLPLSIEAVASEQKLTQKIRKQLSQQYQQPLLVIDDKQQLTLLTNGVSVSPEWNSLQRRVVSAGRKSELLLQATKLTASSRVLDATAGFGHDSLILASSGAQLTLLERNPLMVLLLKYEQQMMAKQPNWQKLMARLHIVCAESTEYMQPAPTACDLQAQTISHAFDVIYLDPMFPESSYAHSSKGAKVGKHMQALHQIAEPPSLKEEQALLSLALSFVAPGGRVVVKRPIQAPVFASQAANESWQNDVVRFDAYFTYL; this is encoded by the coding sequence ATGACTTCGCCTATATCTTGTGTGACGCTTATTTATCCTCAGTCTATTGCTGAGCAGGCCTTGATACTGATTCAAGCGTTGCAGCAGCTGATAGTAGAGGCTAAGCTGCCGCTGAGTATCGAGGCGGTCGCCAGTGAGCAAAAGCTGACTCAAAAAATACGCAAACAGCTCAGTCAGCAGTATCAGCAGCCGCTACTGGTGATAGATGACAAGCAGCAACTGACCTTGCTGACTAATGGGGTGAGTGTCTCGCCAGAATGGAATAGCCTACAGCGTCGAGTGGTCAGTGCCGGCAGAAAGTCAGAATTGCTGCTGCAAGCCACCAAGCTTACTGCCAGCAGTCGGGTGCTTGATGCCACTGCAGGCTTTGGTCATGACAGTTTGATTTTGGCCAGTAGTGGCGCCCAGCTTACCTTACTTGAGCGCAACCCCTTGATGGTATTATTGCTCAAGTATGAGCAGCAGATGATGGCCAAGCAGCCCAATTGGCAAAAACTGATGGCGCGCTTGCACATAGTTTGTGCAGAGTCTACTGAATATATGCAGCCTGCACCGACTGCCTGTGACTTGCAAGCCCAGACTATCAGCCACGCCTTTGACGTCATCTATCTAGACCCTATGTTCCCAGAGAGCAGCTATGCGCATAGCTCTAAAGGTGCTAAGGTGGGTAAGCATATGCAGGCACTACACCAGATTGCTGAGCCACCTAGCCTTAAAGAAGAGCAGGCCTTATTAAGTCTGGCCTTATCTTTTGTGGCCCCTGGGGGACGAGTGGTGGTCAAAAGACCAATACAGGCACCTGTTTTTGCCTCACAAGCTGCCAATGAAAGTTGGCAAAACGACGTGGTACGCTTCGATGCCTACTTTACTTATTTATAG
- a CDS encoding undecaprenyl-diphosphate phosphatase: protein MDLLLILKAVIMGIVEGITEFLPISSTGYLILSADLMSFWTKEKADLFIVVIQLGAILAVIYEYWGRLWHALMGLITGKSEGPNALKNPRQLGLSLIVATIPVMLVGFTLADQIKEYLFNPYTVAIMLILGGLLIFYVERKQIPVIAEEAEDVSLKTALLIGLMQCLALIPGTSRSGSTIIGALWLGVSRKAAAEFSFFLGIPVIIGAGLLDLLKHKDVLSSGQDWLILGVGVLVSFVVGLLCIRWLVDWVSRRDFTIFAWLRIITGIIVLLVAWIFGYTIQG from the coding sequence TTGGATTTACTACTCATTCTCAAAGCCGTCATCATGGGTATCGTCGAGGGCATTACTGAGTTTTTGCCCATATCCAGTACCGGTTATCTGATTCTCTCTGCCGACTTGATGAGCTTTTGGACCAAAGAAAAAGCCGATTTATTTATCGTAGTCATTCAGCTGGGCGCTATCTTGGCAGTCATTTATGAGTATTGGGGGCGCTTATGGCATGCTTTAATGGGTCTGATAACGGGTAAGTCTGAAGGTCCTAATGCGCTAAAAAACCCCCGTCAGCTGGGGCTTAGTCTGATTGTGGCGACCATTCCGGTGATGCTTGTCGGCTTTACGTTAGCCGATCAAATCAAAGAGTATCTATTTAACCCTTATACTGTAGCGATTATGCTGATATTAGGGGGCCTGCTTATCTTCTATGTTGAGCGTAAGCAGATTCCGGTGATTGCTGAAGAGGCAGAAGATGTGAGTCTAAAAACAGCGCTACTGATTGGTCTTATGCAGTGTTTGGCGCTTATTCCTGGTACATCGCGCTCAGGCTCTACCATTATCGGTGCGCTATGGCTGGGTGTGTCCCGCAAGGCCGCGGCAGAGTTTTCTTTTTTCTTAGGCATCCCCGTGATTATTGGTGCCGGCTTGCTGGATTTATTAAAACACAAAGACGTACTCAGTAGTGGTCAAGATTGGCTGATACTGGGTGTTGGGGTATTGGTATCCTTTGTGGTGGGTTTGTTGTGTATCCGCTGGCTGGTAGATTGGGTAAGTCGTCGTGACTTTACCATATTTGCTTGGTTGCGCATTATCACAGGTATCATAGTGCTGTTGGTGGCTTGGATATTTGGTTATACCATTCAGGGTTAG
- the pgsA gene encoding CDP-diacylglycerol--glycerol-3-phosphate 3-phosphatidyltransferase yields the protein MSPTPIQSNSQSSIFNLPNNLTIARIAMIPLFVAIAYWPPALGIGVPMISDNTIANIGMNMDAFSDSMLRHLLLTLLFVLAAITDWLDGYLARKMNIVSAFGRFLDPVADKLMVAAALIVLVQWHPNIIMAIAAIVIISREIAVSALREWMAELGARTSVAVSYVGKLKTTFQMIAITVLLLNIESLELLGYGLMVAAVVLTLWSMMIYMRAAWPYLKQN from the coding sequence ATGAGCCCAACACCTATACAGTCAAATTCACAATCTAGCATTTTTAATTTGCCTAATAACTTAACCATTGCCCGTATTGCGATGATTCCGTTGTTTGTGGCGATCGCCTATTGGCCGCCAGCCTTAGGTATTGGTGTGCCGATGATTTCGGACAATACCATTGCCAATATTGGTATGAATATGGATGCGTTTAGTGACAGCATGCTGCGCCATTTGCTGTTGACTTTATTGTTTGTGTTGGCAGCCATTACCGACTGGTTAGATGGTTATTTGGCCCGAAAAATGAATATCGTATCCGCCTTTGGTCGCTTTTTAGACCCAGTGGCAGATAAGCTGATGGTGGCTGCGGCGCTGATTGTATTAGTGCAGTGGCATCCTAATATTATTATGGCCATTGCCGCCATTGTTATTATTTCACGTGAGATTGCGGTATCTGCGCTGCGTGAGTGGATGGCAGAGCTTGGGGCCCGTACTAGCGTGGCGGTGTCCTATGTGGGTAAGTTGAAAACTACGTTCCAAATGATAGCCATTACTGTGCTGCTGCTTAATATAGAGTCACTGGAGTTGTTAGGCTATGGCTTGATGGTGGCAGCGGTTGTATTAACCTTATGGTCTATGATGATCTATATG
- the tsaB gene encoding tRNA (adenosine(37)-N6)-threonylcarbamoyltransferase complex dimerization subunit type 1 TsaB produces MFLAIDTVFDQCSVAIVSQDLQVISDHTETGKRDQTQQILPMIDSALQQAGIKLADITALIFNRGPGPFSGIRINTAVIQALSVAHNIPCVGVSSLAAIAQAAFDKQGVQQVYAALDARMKQVYFGEYQLAQMQGTPDVQVMTQVEGSEERLVDYDQSTDKALPIAGNGATLLHAVEDQPLFAEIIPDAVSLAKLGIAQYLVSGGVSADQALPVYLRNNAWKTLKEQGKA; encoded by the coding sequence ATGTTTTTGGCAATAGATACCGTTTTTGATCAATGTTCTGTGGCGATAGTGAGCCAAGATTTACAAGTCATCAGTGATCACACCGAAACCGGTAAACGTGATCAAACCCAGCAGATATTGCCTATGATTGACAGCGCTTTACAGCAAGCGGGAATTAAATTGGCAGATATTACGGCGTTAATTTTCAACCGTGGCCCTGGCCCTTTTAGTGGTATTCGAATTAATACCGCAGTAATACAAGCGTTGTCTGTGGCGCATAATATTCCTTGCGTTGGGGTATCAAGCTTAGCAGCCATTGCACAGGCGGCCTTTGATAAACAAGGTGTGCAGCAGGTCTATGCCGCGTTAGATGCGCGCATGAAGCAGGTCTATTTTGGAGAGTATCAGCTTGCCCAAATGCAAGGCACGCCAGATGTTCAGGTGATGACTCAGGTAGAGGGCAGTGAGGAGAGGTTGGTTGATTATGATCAAAGCACCGATAAGGCGCTGCCCATTGCTGGTAACGGCGCAACTTTGCTGCATGCAGTGGAGGATCAACCTTTGTTTGCTGAGATTATTCCTGATGCGGTGAGCTTAGCTAAGCTGGGTATTGCCCAGTATTTAGTATCAGGTGGTGTCAGTGCAGATCAAGCTCTGCCTGTTTATTTGCGCAATAATGCTTGGAAAACACTCAAAGAGCAGGGCAAAGCTTAA